From the genome of Candidatus Eremiobacteraceae bacterium:
CAGGTGAGCAACAAACATTGGCACGCGGGCAATCTCGTCTTGCTCGGCGACGCCGCTCATACCGCGCACTTCTCGGTCGGGTCGGGAACGAAACTCGCGATGGAAGACGCGATCGTGCTCGCGCGCGAGCTCGCCGGCGGCGGCGACATAACGAAGGCATTCGAGAACTACGAAGCCGAGCGCCGCATCGAAGTGCTGAAGCTCCAAAACGCGGCGCGCAACAGCCTGGAATGGTTCGAAAACGTCGACCGCTATGCACGCCTCGAACCCGAACAATTCGCCTACAGCCTGCTCACGCGCAGCCAGCGCGTCGGACACGCAAATCTCAAACTGCGCGATGCACGATATGTCGAAGGAATGGAGAAGTGGGTCGCTCGGCACGCAGACGGCGGCGCGGCGCCTTCATCGCGCCGCCCGGAAGCCGTTCCGCCGATGTTCACGCCGTTTCGCATCGGCTCGATGCGCGTCGAGAATCGCGTCGCCGTCTCACCGATGGCGATGTACAGCGCCGTCGACGGCACGCCCAACGATTTCCACTTCGTCCATTTCGGGTCGCGCGCGCTTGGCGGCGCAGGACTCATCTTCACGGAGATGACATGCGTCACGGCCGACGGGCGAATCTCGCCCGGCTGCTGCGGCATGTTCGATCCGGCGCACGAGACGGCGTGGCGCCGCATCGTCGAATTTGTGCACGAACGCTCGAGCGCGAAGTTCGCGCTGCAGCTCGGGCACGCTGGGCCAAAGGGAAGCACCCAACTCGGCTGGCAAGATGCCGACGAGCCATTGCGCGAAGGGAATTGGCCGCTTATCGCGCCGTCTGCGCTGGCGTGGGGACCGGCGAATCAGGTTCCAAGGGCGATGACGCGTTCGGATATGGACGCCGTCAAAGCCGCTTTCGTGCGCGCGGCGCAGATGGGCGCCCGCTGCGGTTTTGACATGCTCGAACTGCACTGCGCGCACGGCTATCTGCTTTCCGCGTTCATCACCCCGCTCAGCAATCGCCGCACCGACGAATATGGCGGCTCGCTCGAAGGCAGACTGCGTTTCCCGCTCGAGGTGTTCGCCGCGATTCGCGCGGTCTGGCCGCGCGAGAAGCCCATGTCGGTGCGTATCTCCGCCACGGATTGGGTCGACGACGGGATCTCGGGCGAAGACTCTGTCGCGATCGCCGCTGCATTCAAAGCGGCCGGCGCGGATCTCATCGATGTCTCCGCCGGTCAGACGTCGCGCAAGGCGCAGCCGGTCTACGGTCGCATGTTCCAAACCCCATACTCGGACCGGATCCGCAATGAGGTCGGCATCGCAACGATGGCCGTCGGCAACATCACAGAACCCGATCAAGTCAACGGCATCATCGCGGCCGGACGCGCAGACCTGTGCGCGCTTGCGCGTCCGCACCTCGCCGATCCGTATTGGACGCTGCACGCTGCGGCGAGTCTGGGTTACGACGGCGTGAAGTGGCCCGATCAGTACCTCACCGGCCGCGATCAGCTGCTGCGGAATCTCGCACGAGCCGCGCAAACGGGGACAAACGCATGAGCGAATCACTCGCCGGCAAACACGCGCTCATCACGGGCGGCGGCGGCGGCATTGGATCCGCGATAGCCGCGGCGCTGCACGATCTCGGCGCGCGGGTGACACTCGCGGGCCGCACGCAGGCGACGCTTGACGCCAGCGCACAAAGGCTCGGCGACGCGGGGCGGGTGTGCACCGTGCTGGCAGACGTGACCGACGAAGCCGCGGTCACAACGATGTTCGCGCAGGCGCGCGCGGCGCTGGGGCGCATCGACATTCTCGTGAACAACGCGGGGGCCGCCTTCAGCATGCCGTTCGCGAAGACCAGCTTGAGCGAATGGGAGCGCATGCTGGCCGTGAACCTCACGAGCGCATTTCTCTGCTCGCGCGAGGGGCTGCCGCCGATGGTGGATGCTCGTGACGGGCGCGTGGTCAACGTCGCGAGCGTAGCCGGACTTGCCGGGGCGCCGTACATCAGCGCGTACTGCGCCGCAAAACACGGGCTCGTCGGCTTGACGCGCGCGCTCGCGATGGAGGTCGCCGCAAGCGGCGTCACCGTCAACGCCGTCTGCCCGGGCTACACCGACACGGACATGGTACGCGCCGCCACGTCGAACATCGTCGCGAAGACCGGTCGAACGCCGGACGCGGCTCGCAAACTCCTTGTCGAACGCAACCCTCAGGGCCGCCTCGTCCGCCCGGAAGAGGTGGCAGACGCGGTGGTCTGGCTATGCCAGCCCGGCGCTTCTGCGATCACGGCACAAGCTATGGCGGTAGCAGGCGGAGAACAGCAATGATCGCACGCACGAATGGAGCTCAACGCGTTCGGATAGAGCAGCAGGCCGATGCCGAGTCCCGCGCCGCCGATGAGCATCATCTCGCGTTGCGGGTCTGGCTTCGGTTCTTGGCGTGCACGAATATCGTGCAGGGCCGCACGCGCGCGGCGCTTCGGCAAGAATTCGACAGCACGTTGCCTCGTTTTGATCTGATGGCGCAACTCGAGCGCTTCCCCTCGGGCTTGAAGATGAGCGATATCTCCAAACGCATGATGGTCACCGGCGGGAACGTCACCGGCATCACGGACCAGCTCGTCAGCGAAGGACTTGTGAGCCGCCGGTCGGCACCGCTCGATCGCCGCGCCTACACGGTGCGCCTGACGCCGGCTGGGCGCCGCGCGTTCCGCGAGATGGCGCGCGCGCACGAACGCTGGATCGTCTCCATGTTCGGCGGCCTGACGAAATCCGAGACGGGGCAACTGCACGCACTGCTCGCAAAGCTCAAGCAGCATCTCATGTCGCGGCCGAACGGAGCGGCTTCGTGATGGCAGATCACATCGGCGATCCCGCGAGGTACGCAGCCAAGAATTTTCGCTTTGCGGTGACGGATCGCGTGGCCACCCTGACGCTCGATCGGCCGGAGCGCAAGAACCCGTTGACGTTCGACTCATACGCCGAGATGCGCGATCTATTCCAGGCGCTGGCACGATCGCGAGATGTCCGAGCCGTGGTCCTCACGGGCGCGGGCGGCAATTTCTGTTCCGGCGGCGATGTGCACGAGATCATCGCGCCGCTTCTCTCGATGAATCCGACCGACCAACTCGCGTTCACCACGATGACCGGCGACCTCGTGAAAGCGATGCGGGCGTGCCCGCAGCCCATCGTCGCGGCGGTGGACGGCGCCTGCGCCGGCGCCGGCGCGATCTTGGCTCTGGCATCGGATCTGCGGTACGGCACCTCGCGGGCGAAGGTGGCGTTCCTTTTCGTCAAGGTTGGTCTAGCCGGCTGCGACATGGGCGCCTGCGCCATGCTTCCTCGCGTCGTCGGATTGGGCCGCGCCGCCGAGCTTCTCTTCACGGGCCGAACCCTGAGCGGGGACGAGGGCGCCGCGTGGGGATTCTTCAATAGGCTCTGCGAGCCGGAGCGGCTTCTCGAGGCGGCGACGACCCTGGCCCGGGAGCTCGCGAACGGACCGGCCGCAGCGCATGCGCTGACGAAGAAGATGCTGCACGCCGAATGGGCGATGCCGCTCGACGAAGCGATCGATTCGGAAGCGCGCGCGCAAGCGCAGTGCATGCGCGGTAACGATTTCCGGCGGGCGTACGAAGCGTTCGCTGCAAAGCGTGCGCCGGCATTCGAAGGAGATTGATGAGCGACGCGAGTTACCGGTCCTGGCCGTTCTTCGACGATTCCCACCGCCGCCTCGCCGAATCGGTCGACGCGTGGGCCGATGAACACCTCCGATCGGCCGAAAGCGTCACCGCAGACACGGTACACGCGGCGTGCCGTCGATTTGTGGCGCTCTTCGGCCGGTCAGGCTGGCTGCGCTACTGCGTCCCAAAGGAGTTCGGCGGCGCAGCCGAACGGATCGACACTCGCTCGATCTGTCTCATCCGCGAGGCGCTCGCGCAACGCGATGCGCTTGCCGAATTTGCGTTCGCGATGCAAGGTCTTGGAAGTCATCCTATTTCGATGCACGGCAGCGACGAGGTCAAGCGGCGCTATCTGCCGCGCGTCGTCACTGGCGACGCTATCGCGGCCTTCGCAATTTCGGAGCGCGACGCGGGTACGGATGTCGGCGCGATGGCCACGAGCGCGAAGCGCGAAGGCGATCGCTACGTCTTGGACGGAGAGAAAACGTGGATATCCAACGGCGGAATCGCCGACTTCTACGTCGTGTTCGCGCGCACTGGTGAGGCACCGGGCAACAAAGGCCTGAGTGCCTTCGCCGTAGATGCGACTGCGCGGGGTCTCCGGGTCGCCGAACGCATCGACGTCATCGCCCCGCATCCGTTGGCGACGCTGCGTTTCGAGAACTGCAGCGTGCCCGCGAGCGATATGCTCGGCGAGCCGGGTGAAGGCTTTGCGATCGCCATGCGGACCCTTGATGCGTTCCGCCCGACCGTCGCGGCCGCTGCGCTGGGCATGGCGCGTCGCGCCCTCCACGAGGCCATCGGCCACGCGGCGCAGCGCGAGATGTTCGGTTCGAAGCTCATCGACTTCCAGTTGACCCAAGCGGCCGTGGCCGACATGGCCACGGGCGTCGACGTCAGCGCGCTCTTGACCTATCGGGCGGCTTGGACGCGCGATGTGCTCGCGCAAGCCGGCACCCGCGAATCGGCGATGGCGAAATTCACAGCCACCGAGACCGCGCAGGCCGTGATCGATCGCGCGCTCCAGCTATTCGGGGGGCTGGGGCTCGTGAGCGGCAATATCATCGAACGTCTCTATCGCGAGATCCGCGCGCTGCGCATCTATGAGGGCGCGACAGAAGTGCAGAAGCTCGTGGTCGCGCGCGAAACGCTGCGTGCCGCGGGCGGAGCGGCCGCACGGCCCGCCGCGGTGGTGCGATGACGGGGCGGAGCGCGCACGTCGACCGCTTCGCGGCCGACAACCTTCCGCCCATGGACCAGTGGCCTGATTTCATCTTCGAACTTCCGGAACTGCGTTACCCTGCGCAATTGAATTGCGCGCAGTCGCTGATCGACGGCCACATCGCAGCCGGTCGAGGCGAGCGCGCGGCGATCGTCGACGCTGCCGGCACGCGGACGTACGCACAATTGTCGGACGACGCGAATCGGATCGCGGGCGTGCTGCGGAACGACCTCGGCCTGGCTCCTGGCGCCAGGGTCCTTATCCGCGGCTTCAACAACGCGGTCTTTGCCGCGAGTTGGCTTGGCGTCGTCAAAGCGGGGTGCATCGCCGTGTCGACGATGCCGCTCCTTCGCTCGAAAGAACTCACCGAGGTCATCGAAAAAGCGCAAGTCGGCGCGGCGATATGCGACCGCAGGCTGGCGGAGGAGTTCGACCGCGCGGCGCGAGCATGCCCCACGATGCAACGCGTCGTCTATAGCCATGACGATGGAACGGACGGTCTCGCCGCACGGATGCGCCGGCAGACAGGCGCACCGCTCACCATCGACACCGCCGCCGACGACGTCTGCATGATCGCGTTCACATCCGGCACCACGGGCAAGCCGAAAGGCACGATGCACTTCCACCGCGATGTCCTCGCGATCTGCGATACGTTCTCGGCGAAATTGACGAAGCCGAGTGCCGACGACGTCTTCATGGGTTCGCCGCCGCTTGCATTCACGTTCGGTCTCGGCGGCGTTCTGCTTTTCCCGCTGCACGCGGGCGCATCGGTGGTCATGCTCGAGAAGCCGACGCCCGATGCGATGCTCGAAGCCGTCGCTCGACACCGCGTCACGACGTGCTATACAGCCCCGACCGCCTATCGAGCGATGACGCCGCTCGTCGCCGGCCACGATGTGTCGTCGCTGCACACATGTGTTTCGGCCGGCGAGATGTTGCCGATCGCGACCCGCGCGGCGTGGCGCGAGAAGACCGGCATCGATATCATCGACGGCATCGGATCCACCGAGATGCTGCACATCTTCATCGCCGCGGCCGGCGACGACATCCGCCCCGGCGCGACCGGCAAGCCTGTTCCAGGTTATAAAGCGTGCGTGCTCGATGACGACGGAAAGCCCGCGCCCAACGGGACCGTGGGGCGGCTTGCGGTCAAAGGGCCGACGGGATGCCGCTACTTGTCCGACGATCGTCAGCGGCAGTACGTCTCGGGCGGCTGGAATCTCACCGGCGATTCGTACATCGAAGACGCTGACGGCTATTTCTACTATCAGGCTCGCAGCGACGATATGATCATCTCCGCCGGCTACAACATCGCGGGGCCCGAGGTCGAATCAGCGCTGCTCACGCACGCCGACGTCCTCGAATGTGCGGTCGTCGGCATGCCGGACGAAGATCGCGGCATGATCGTCAAGGCGTTTGTCGTGTTGCGCGACGGTGTCGCAGGCGATGACGCTCTCGCCAAGCGCCTGCAGGATCACGTAAAGGCCGAGATCGCGCCATACAAGTATCCGCGCAGCATCGCATTCTTACCGGCGCTGCCGCGAACGGAAACGGGCAAGTTGCAGCGCTTCAAGCTGCGCCAGGGGACATGAGATGAAAATCCTATCGCCTGCCGGTCTCGCCGAGCCTCGGGGCTACGCGCACGGCGTTTCGTGCGACGGCGCGATCGTCTTCGTCAGCGGACAGATCGGCTGGAACGACGATCGCTCGTTCACCGCATCGGACATCGCCGGTCAGGTGCGACAAGCGCTCACGAACATCGTGCGCATCCTCGCTGTGGCGAGCGCGCGACCCCACCACATCGCGCGCATGACGTGGTACGTCACCGACAAACGCGCGTACCTCGCGGCGCAGAACGACATCGGCGTGGCGTATCGGGAAGTCATCGGCCGCCACTACCCCGCGATGTCTGTGGTCGAGGTGCGAGCGCTCGTGGAGGACGCTGCGCTGGTCGAGATCGAGGCGACCGCCGTGGTTCCGCGATGAACGCTTTCGCATG
Proteins encoded in this window:
- a CDS encoding MarR family transcriptional regulator; this encodes MIARTNGAQRVRIEQQADAESRAADEHHLALRVWLRFLACTNIVQGRTRAALRQEFDSTLPRFDLMAQLERFPSGLKMSDISKRMMVTGGNVTGITDQLVSEGLVSRRSAPLDRRAYTVRLTPAGRRAFREMARAHERWIVSMFGGLTKSETGQLHALLAKLKQHLMSRPNGAAS
- a CDS encoding acyl-CoA dehydrogenase family protein; its protein translation is MSDASYRSWPFFDDSHRRLAESVDAWADEHLRSAESVTADTVHAACRRFVALFGRSGWLRYCVPKEFGGAAERIDTRSICLIREALAQRDALAEFAFAMQGLGSHPISMHGSDEVKRRYLPRVVTGDAIAAFAISERDAGTDVGAMATSAKREGDRYVLDGEKTWISNGGIADFYVVFARTGEAPGNKGLSAFAVDATARGLRVAERIDVIAPHPLATLRFENCSVPASDMLGEPGEGFAIAMRTLDAFRPTVAAAALGMARRALHEAIGHAAQREMFGSKLIDFQLTQAAVADMATGVDVSALLTYRAAWTRDVLAQAGTRESAMAKFTATETAQAVIDRALQLFGGLGLVSGNIIERLYREIRALRIYEGATEVQKLVVARETLRAAGGAAARPAAVVR
- a CDS encoding enoyl-CoA hydratase family protein; the protein is MADHIGDPARYAAKNFRFAVTDRVATLTLDRPERKNPLTFDSYAEMRDLFQALARSRDVRAVVLTGAGGNFCSGGDVHEIIAPLLSMNPTDQLAFTTMTGDLVKAMRACPQPIVAAVDGACAGAGAILALASDLRYGTSRAKVAFLFVKVGLAGCDMGACAMLPRVVGLGRAAELLFTGRTLSGDEGAAWGFFNRLCEPERLLEAATTLARELANGPAAAHALTKKMLHAEWAMPLDEAIDSEARAQAQCMRGNDFRRAYEAFAAKRAPAFEGD
- a CDS encoding RidA family protein — translated: MKILSPAGLAEPRGYAHGVSCDGAIVFVSGQIGWNDDRSFTASDIAGQVRQALTNIVRILAVASARPHHIARMTWYVTDKRAYLAAQNDIGVAYREVIGRHYPAMSVVEVRALVEDAALVEIEATAVVPR
- a CDS encoding SDR family NAD(P)-dependent oxidoreductase → MSESLAGKHALITGGGGGIGSAIAAALHDLGARVTLAGRTQATLDASAQRLGDAGRVCTVLADVTDEAAVTTMFAQARAALGRIDILVNNAGAAFSMPFAKTSLSEWERMLAVNLTSAFLCSREGLPPMVDARDGRVVNVASVAGLAGAPYISAYCAAKHGLVGLTRALAMEVAASGVTVNAVCPGYTDTDMVRAATSNIVAKTGRTPDAARKLLVERNPQGRLVRPEEVADAVVWLCQPGASAITAQAMAVAGGEQQ
- a CDS encoding bifunctional salicylyl-CoA 5-hydroxylase/oxidoreductase, with the protein product MRIVCIGGGPAGLYFALLMKRARPDASVKVIERNRPGDTFGWGVVFSDQTLGNLAAADPPSYLAIIKDFVRWDDIDIHFRGRVITAGGQGFCGIARKKLLAVLQQRARDVGVDLVFRTEVTDLAEFGDADVVILSDGANSAMRRLYASTFQPALHERRCRYVWLGTHKRFDAFTFAFEKTDAGWFQIHAYRFDHDTGTVIVETREETWRAAGLEGADTKRTIEFCEALFGKYLDGGGLMSNAAHLANPWLKFVQVSNKHWHAGNLVLLGDAAHTAHFSVGSGTKLAMEDAIVLARELAGGGDITKAFENYEAERRIEVLKLQNAARNSLEWFENVDRYARLEPEQFAYSLLTRSQRVGHANLKLRDARYVEGMEKWVARHADGGAAPSSRRPEAVPPMFTPFRIGSMRVENRVAVSPMAMYSAVDGTPNDFHFVHFGSRALGGAGLIFTEMTCVTADGRISPGCCGMFDPAHETAWRRIVEFVHERSSAKFALQLGHAGPKGSTQLGWQDADEPLREGNWPLIAPSALAWGPANQVPRAMTRSDMDAVKAAFVRAAQMGARCGFDMLELHCAHGYLLSAFITPLSNRRTDEYGGSLEGRLRFPLEVFAAIRAVWPREKPMSVRISATDWVDDGISGEDSVAIAAAFKAAGADLIDVSAGQTSRKAQPVYGRMFQTPYSDRIRNEVGIATMAVGNITEPDQVNGIIAAGRADLCALARPHLADPYWTLHAAASLGYDGVKWPDQYLTGRDQLLRNLARAAQTGTNA
- a CDS encoding benzoate-CoA ligase family protein, with product MTGRSAHVDRFAADNLPPMDQWPDFIFELPELRYPAQLNCAQSLIDGHIAAGRGERAAIVDAAGTRTYAQLSDDANRIAGVLRNDLGLAPGARVLIRGFNNAVFAASWLGVVKAGCIAVSTMPLLRSKELTEVIEKAQVGAAICDRRLAEEFDRAARACPTMQRVVYSHDDGTDGLAARMRRQTGAPLTIDTAADDVCMIAFTSGTTGKPKGTMHFHRDVLAICDTFSAKLTKPSADDVFMGSPPLAFTFGLGGVLLFPLHAGASVVMLEKPTPDAMLEAVARHRVTTCYTAPTAYRAMTPLVAGHDVSSLHTCVSAGEMLPIATRAAWREKTGIDIIDGIGSTEMLHIFIAAAGDDIRPGATGKPVPGYKACVLDDDGKPAPNGTVGRLAVKGPTGCRYLSDDRQRQYVSGGWNLTGDSYIEDADGYFYYQARSDDMIISAGYNIAGPEVESALLTHADVLECAVVGMPDEDRGMIVKAFVVLRDGVAGDDALAKRLQDHVKAEIAPYKYPRSIAFLPALPRTETGKLQRFKLRQGT